The following nucleotide sequence is from Streptomyces pactum.
CTCGGCCAGGTTCTCGCGGCTCCGCTCACCGCCCTCACCGACCTTCCGCCCTTCGACACCTCGGCGATGGACGGATGGGCGGTGGCCGGGCCCGGGCCATGGCGCACGGACGCCGGCGAAGAGGGCATCCTGGCCGGTCACGGCCCTTCCGCCCCGCTGCCCGACGGCCACGCGGTGCCGATCGCCACCGGTGCCCGCGTCCCCCCGGGGGCGACCGCCGTACTCCGCAGCGAATACGGCGCGTTGGAACGGGACGCCGGGTACCGCGACGAGTCCGGTGCGTCATCGGGCGCCCGGCGTACCGGGCGGCTGCTCCGGGCCGACCGGGCCCATCAGCCGGAACAGGGGCAGGACATCCGGCCCCGCGGGCAGGAGTGCCGGGCCGGAGACCTGCTGCTGCCGACCGGTACCCCGGTGACCCCGGCCGTGCTCGGGCTGGCCGCCGCGGCCGGGTACGACGAGCTGCCGACCGTTCCCCGCCCGCGGGTGGAGGTGCTGGTGGTCGGCGACGAGCTGCTGACCTCCGGGATCCCCCGGGACGGCCGGATCCGGGACGCCCTCGGGCCGATGATCGGTCCGTGGCTGACCGCACTCGGCGCCGACCTGGTGGCGAGCCGTCATGTCGCTGATGACGCGGAGACGTTGTACGAGGCGGTGACCGGTTCCGTGGCGGACCTTGTCATCACCACGGGGGGCACCGCCGCCGGCCCCGTGGACCATGTGCATCCGGTACTGCGTCGGGCCGGTGCCGAACTGCTGGTGGACGGGGTGGCGGTGCGACCCGGCCACCCCATGCTCCTCGCCCGGCTGGCGCCCGGCCGCCACCTGGTGGGGCTGCCCGGGAACCCCCTGGCGGCGGTGTCGGGGCTGCTGACGCTGGCCGAGCCGTTGTTGCGGGGGCTGACGGGCCGTGCCGCCCCCGCTTCCCGGTGGGTACGCCTGGCCGAACCGGTCGCCGGCCACCCCCGTGACACCCGCCTGGTGCCGGTCAGCTACCACCGCGACCGTGGCGAGGGCGGCCCATCCGCTGACCGGTCCGCCGTTGTGGACCGTGGCGGCCGGTACCCGGCCCCGGCCGGTGAGCGCACCGACCCCACCGGCCCCCTCGGCACCACCGGTCCCGTCACCACCACCGGTCCCCTTGGGGCCACCGGTCCCGTCGCCACCACCGGCCCGATCGGCACCGGCCCGACCTTCGGCGCCGGCCCCGGCGTCGGTACGCCGCAGGACGGCGACCGCGCCCCGGACTTCCGGGCCCCGGACATCGGCCGGACGGCGCACACCGGCCGGACGGTGGACACCGGCCGCACATCGGAGGGCAACCGCGCAGAGGAACATGACCGGGCCCCGGACACCGGCCGGATACCGGAAGGTGACCCGGCATCGGACGGCGGCCGTGCCGTGCGCGGTGACCGTTCCCGCGGTGCCGGGCGCGGCGGTGGGCGGGGTGACACGGATCTCTGGGACGTGTGGGGTGTGCTGACCGGGCCCGCCCAGGGCCGCGGCGAGCGGCGCGGCCGGGTGGCGGGTTCCGCGAAACGCGGCATGGCGGTGGTCCCGCTCCGCTTCAACGGCCCGGCGATGCTGCGGGGCGTGGCCATGGCCGACGCCGTGGCCGTCATCCCGCCGGGTGGTGCCCGGCGCGGCACCGAGGTGGAGACGCTGGAACTGCCCTGGGCAACCTGGACGGCCCCGCCGGCGTCCTCCTCGGAGTGGTCCGGGTCCCCGGCCCCGGGCCGGGCCACCCGCCCGTCCGCCTCCCATCGGGAGACCCGCCCGGATGCCCGGCCGCCGGGCGCCCGCCCACCGGAGGCCGGTCCGCCGGCCACCCGCCCGTTCCCCACCGACCCGACCACCGACCCGTCCGCCACCGCCCCCTCGACCGGAGATCCCGCGTGAAGCTGCCCCCACAGGACGCGGCTGCCCGCGTACCCGAGATCCACAGCCACCGCGTGCAGCTGCCCAGTTATGCGGTGGGGCCGCTCCTCCAGGTGTTCCGGCGGCTGCTGATGGCCCTGGCGGTCCTGGTGACCACGGTGGGCATCGTGTACGCCGACCGTGACGGCTACCACGACAACGCCGACGGGCGGGTGGACCTGCTGGACGCCGTCTACTACGCCACCGTCACCCTCTCCACGACCGGCTACGGCGACATCGTCCCGCACAGCGACAGCGCCCGGCTGGTCAACGTTCTGCTGGTCACTCCGCTGCGCGTGCTCTTCCTGATCATCCTGGTCGGCACCACGCTGGAGGTGCTCACCGAACGCACCCGCGAGCTGTACCGACTCAACCGCTGGAGATCCTCCTTGCGCGATCACACCGTCGTCGTCGGATTCGGCACCAAGGGCCGGTCCGCGGTACAGACCCTGTGCGCCACCGGCCTGCCCCGGGACCGGGTCGTCGTGGTGGACCCGAACCCGAAGGTGATAGACGCGGCGAACGCCGAGGGGTTCGTGGGCGTCATCGGGGACGCGACCCGCAGCGACGTACTGCTGCGCGCCGAGGCCCAGCGGGCACGGCAGTTCATCATCGCGACCCAGCGGGACGACACCGCCGTGCTCGTCACGCTCACCGCCCGTCAGCTCAACCGGGGCGCCAACATCGTGGCCGCCGTCCGGGAGGAGGAGAACGCCCCGCTGCTGCGGCAGTCGGGTGCCGACGCGGTGATCACCAGCGCCAGCGCCGCCGGCCGGCTGCTCGGCATGAGCGTGCTGAGCCCCAGCGCGGGCGCGGTCATCGAGGACCTGATCCAGCAGGGCAGCGGCCTGGACCTGGTCGAGCGGACCGTGGTGAAGGCCGAGGTGGGCAAGTCCGTGCGGGAGACCGAGGACCTGGTCGTCTCGGTGCTCCGGGGGCACCGGCTGCTCGCCTACGACGACCCGGAGGCCAGCCCGCTGCAGGCCACCGACCGGCTGGTCACCATCGTCCGGGCACCGCAGCCGACGACCGAGTGACGCGGCGCGGCCGGGCGCACGGGGGAATCCCGGACCGCACCCGGCCGCGCCCCCGCGCACCCGCCCGTTCGTGCCCCGCGTACCCGTACGCCCGGACGCTCGTGCACCCGCCCCCCGGCGGACCCGCGTACCCGCCCGCCTGCGTACCCGCCCCCCCTGCCGACCCGCGCACCTGCCCCGTCTGCGGACCCGCGCACCCGGACGCTCGTGCCCCTGCGCACCCGCCCGCCTGCGGACCCGCGTACGCGCACGCCCGCACGGCCGCGCGCCCGGTCCCGCACCGGGGCACCACCACGGCGACCGATGCACCGTCAACGCGACCGGGCCCGCGGCCGCTTGTGCGGTGACGACGGTGTCCGGCGCTCCGCTGCCGGGGAACGGGCCGGGGGTAGCCTCGTCGGCATGCATGCGATCACCATTCCTGAGCCCGGCGGTCCCGAAGCGCTCGTCTGGGCGGAGGTGCCCGATCCGGTGCCCGGCGAGGGCGAAGTACTGGTCGATGTGGTGGCGGGTGCCGTCAACCGCGCCGATGTGCTGCAGCGCCAGGGCTTCTACAACCCGCCGCCCGGCTCCTCCCCGTACCCCGGTCTGGAGTGTTCCGGGCGGATCGCGGCGCTGGGCCCCGGGGTGACCGGCTGGGCCGTCGGCGACGAGGTGTGCGCCCTGCTGGTGGGCGGCGGCTACGCGGAGAAGGTGGCCGTACCGGCCGGCCAGCTGCTGCCGGTACCGGAGGGGGTGGACCTGGTCACCGCCGCGGCGCTGCCCGAGGTCGTCTGCACCGTCTGGTCGAACGTGTTCATGACGGCCCACCTGCGGCCCGGGGAGACCCTGCTGGTGCACGGCGGGTCGAGCGGCATCGGCACCGCCGCCATCCAGCTCGCGAAGGTGCTGGGGGCGCGGGTGGCCGTGACGGCGGGCAGCACCGCGAAGCTGGACGCCTGCCGGGAGCTGGGCGCCGACATCCTCATCAACTACCGCACGCAGGACTTCGTGGAGGAGCTGCGCGAGGCCACGGACGGGGCCGGCGCGGACGTGATCCTCGACATCATGGGTGCCAAGTACCTGGACCGGAACGTCGACGCACTCGCGAACAACGGCCGCCTGGTCATCATCGGCCTGCAGGGCGGCACCCGTACCGAACTGAACCTGAGCACCCTGCTCCGCAAGCGGTGTGCGGTCATCGGCACCACCCTGCGCGGCCGGCCGCTGGACGAGAAGGCGGCGATCGTGGCGGCGGTGAAGGAGCACGTGTGGCCGCTGTACGCGGACGGCCGGGTACGCCCGGTCGTGGACCGTACGGTGCCGATGCGGGACGCGTCCGAGGCCCACGAGATCGTGGAGGCGAGCGAACACGTGGGCAAGGTGCTGCTCACGCTCTCCTGACCGGCGGCGGGCCCACGGCCCGGATGCGGGCGGGCCCCAGGGACCCAACCCCCGAGTGCCCGCCCGTTCCCGTTCCCGCCCGTACCCGGCCCCGCCCGTTCTCAGGGCTCCGCCCGTTCCCGGCCCCAGCCCGTACCAGGCCCCGCCCGTTCCCTGTTTCCGTTTCCGCCCTGTTCCCAGGGCCCCCGCCCGTACCCGGCCCCGGTCGTACCCGCCGCCGGCCGGCGGGTGAGGGGTCGTCGCGGGCGACCGGCAACCGCAACCGCCGTACCCCTGCGGGTCGTCGTGCTGCCCCGAGATGCCGGGCCCGTCCCGTCATGTGACCCTGGAGCCGTCACCCGGCAGGCTCAGGGCGGGAGGGTTCGGACGTGGCCATGGCGCTCGGTTCCCGGCTGGCGGTCAGCGTGCTGACCGCCGTTCTCTCGCTCTCCGGCCCGGCAGTCGCCGCGGCGGTGGGACACGGCCGGCACCCGGCCTCGCCGCCGCCCGCCGGATCCGACGACACAACGGGAGGCATACCCGGCGTCCACCGCCCGGCCCGGTCGGCCGAACCGCGTCCGGTGGACCTCCGCATCCCCCGCGCCACGCACCTCACCGGGCACACCGGTCACGCCGTACGCACCGGCACCCCGGACCCCGGGCAGGCCTCCCGCTCCGCACACTCCGCCAGCCCTACCGCCAGGCCTGCCACCCCCTCGACCAGCCCCCTCCGGCCCCACCGGCACCAGCGGTTCCGCGCAGCCCGCGGAACACACCGACCCCGCCCGCACCACCGGTCCCGGGAACCTCGCCGACCAGGGAGCCCCCGCCGGCCCCTGCTCCCACGCGCCTCACCCCCGCCGACCCCGGAGCCCCCTGCCGACCCCGGAAACGCCCCCCACCCAGCCCGTCCCCACGGACCCGTCCCGGGCCGGCCGTTTTCCGCAACCGCCGCCGGGGGGCGTGGACATGGTGCGCCCGCGTCCCATGGAGTCGGCACGGCGTACCGTGAGCGCCCGGGTCGCGGACGGTCCCTCGGCAGCACCGGCGACACCGCCTCCGTACGCGAACGACCGGACCGCGGCCCTGCTGACGGAGCAGGCGGCACGGCGGGCGGCCGAGGAGGCCCGGTCGGAGAGGGCGGAGCCGCCCGCCCCCTTCCTGCGGGTTCTGCCGCTGGGTACGGGGATGGTCGTCACCGGGGTGGTGCTGGCCCTCATCGCGCTGCGGCTGCGGCGGAGCTGACCGGGACCCGCGGCCGGCGCGGCGACAGTCCCCGCACGACCGACCACGACCGGCACGCGGCAGCCCCGGCGCGTCCGGACCGCCGCCGGGCAACGGCCGGCACGCACGCTTCCCACCCAAGTGACCTGCCCGCGCGCGGCCGGCGCACCGGGGCCCCTCCGCCCCGGGCCACCGGCCCGGCCCCGGCGACCGTTCCGCCCCGGGCGACCGCCCCGATCCCGGCGACCGTTCCGCCCCGGGACGGCCCGGCCGGTACCGCCGACCGCGTGATCGTGACGGCTGGGAACGGCCCGGCCGCCGTGGCCCTTGGTGCTGGTGCCGATACCCGGGGCCACCGGCACGGAATCCGGGGGGTGGGGGAGAATGACCACATGAACCAGCCGATGAACGAACGGTCGCAGGAGAAGCCCCACGTCCTGGTCGTCGGCCCGGACGGGATGGCCCTGGGCGGCACCGGCGCAGGCGACGGCGGTGACGAGGAGTCGCGTGAGACGCCGCTGACGGACATGGTCGAACAGCCTGCGAAGGTCATGCGCATCGGCAGCATGATCAAGCAGTTGCTGGAGGAGGTCCGCGCGGCTCCTCTCGACGAGGCCAGCCGGGTCCGGCTCAAGGAGATCCACGCCAGTTCGGTGAAGGAGCTGGAGGACGGTCTCGCCCCGGAGCTGATCGAGGAGCTGGAACGCCTCTCGCTGCCCTTCACCGACGAGGCGGTGCCCACCGAGGCGGAGCTGCGGATCGCGCAGGCACAGCTGGTCGGCTGGCTGGAGGGCCTCTTCCACGGCATCCAGACGGCACTCTTCGCCCAGCAGATGGCGGCCCGTGCCCAGCTGGAGCAGATGCGGCGCGCACTGCCGTCCGGCATGGCGGGCGGGGAGGACCTGGAACACGGCCAGCAGCACGGCGGCGCCCGCTCCGGCCCGTACCTCTGATCCCCCGGCCCGGCCGGTGACGGCCGGCGATCCCCCGACCCGGCCCCGGATGACGGAACGCGGCGGGGCCCGGCACGCGGCGCACCGCGTGCCGGGCCCCGCCGCGTTTCTCGTTCCGACCAGCGGCCCGCCCCCGTCACGGCCCGGTCCTCACGCGACCATGCGCCACGGCCACTGCCGCGGCTCCCGCGCCGTCCGTCATGGCACGGCCCGCACGGCCACCGGGCGGCCGGAGCCCACAGCCACGAGCCCCCGCGTCCTCCGTCACGTGACGGCACGGGACGGCCACGACGGACCCCGACCACGCACCCCGTCGTTCCGCCCGGACGGCGCGCGCACGGGCGCGTGAGTCCCCGCGGGCCGACGCGTCCGTGCCCGCCGTCAGTGCCGGCGGGCGGAGCCCCGGTCAGGAGGTGGCGGGCATCCCGGTGGAGACGGTCAGCTCGATGGTCTCGGTGTCCGGGTCGTACGCGTCGTCGTACCCCTTGTGGGAGTAGTCGATGACCGCGCCCTTGCCGAAGGTGTTCTCGTCGTAGGGGACGACCTTGTACTTCCAGCCGGCCGCCTTGATGCACTCCTTCACCGAGTCCACGTGGAGGTTGGTGAAGTCCGGCAGGTTGAAGGCGCCGGGCTCGTCGTACGCCTCGCTGGCGTCGGTGCACTTCTCCGGGCTGATGGTGTGCGTCTTGATGTCCGTGCCGGGGTTGAAGCCGGGCGGCGTGGTGGTGGCGGTCGGCTTCTTGTCGTCGTCCGCCTTCTTGTCCGAGCCGCCCCCGCCGCTCAGCGCGATGGCGACGACCACGGCGATCACCGCCAGCGCGGCGACCACCGCGGAGCCGATGATCACCTTCTTGTTGCCGTTGTCACCCCCGGAGCCGCCGGAACCGGAACCCCCGGGACCACTCTGGGCCGGGCCGGTCGCGTACGAGGGGTACGGCGGCGGGGTGCCGGCCCCGGCGCCGTACGGCGGGGTGGGTGCCGGGGCGGTGTACGGCTGCTGCTGGTGGGTGCCCGGCGGCGGGGTGGAGGGCCCGAAGCCCCCGCCGGGGTACGGCCCGGCCCCCGACGGCTGGTACGGGGTCTGCACGCCCTGGGCGCCCGGCGCGGGCGTGTCGACCGGCGGGAAGACCGCGGAGCCCACCCCGGCGCCGCTGCGCGCCGGCGGGCCGCCGGTGATGATGATGGGCGAGGCGCCGGTCTGGCCGGTGCGGCTCACCCGCACGCACTCGTCGCGCATCGCCACGGCGGTGGGGAAGCGCTCGTTCGGGTTCTTCTTCAGCGCCCGGGCGACCAGCGCGTCCACCGCCGGCGGTATCGCCTGGTTGATGGTGGAGGGGGCGACCGGCTCCTCCTGGACGTGCGCGTACGCGATGGCCAGCGGCGAGTCCGCGTCGAACGGCAGCCGGCCGGTCAGCAGCTCGAAGAGCATGATCCCGACCGAGTACAGGTCGCTGCGCGCGTCCACGCCGCGCCCCAGCGCCTGCTCCGGCGAGAGGTACTGCGGGGTCCCGACGACCATGCCGGTCTGCGTCATCGAGGTCACACCGGACTGCATGGCACGGGCGATGCCGAAGTCCATGACCTTGACCACACCGCGCTTGGTCATCATCACGTTGCCGGGCTTGATGTCGCGGTGCACCAGGCCCATCTCGTGGCTGACCTCCAGGGCCGCCAGCACATCGCCGGTGATCTTCAGCGCCTTGTCGGCCGGCATCGCGCCGAACTGGCGGACGTCGGCGTCCAGCACCGAGCGCAGCGGTTGGCCCTCGACGTACTCCATGATGATGTACGGCATCACGGAGCCGTCGATCTCGTCCTCGCCGGTGTCGAAGACCGAGACGATGTTGGTGTGCGACAGCTTCGCCACGGCCTGCGCCTCGCGCCGGAAGCGCTCCCGGAAGGACTGCTCGCGGGCCAGCTCGGTGTGGAGGGTCTTGATGGCCACCTGGCGGTCCAGGGCGGTGTCGTACGCGAGGTGGACGGACGCCATGCCGCCCTCACCGAGGAGGTCCTGGAGCTGGTACCGGCCGCCGCCGATCGACTCGCCCGCGTAGCGGCTCCGCGCGCCGTGCTGGCTCATTGTTTCGCTTCCCCCTCGGCGCACTGCCGTGACACATGGTCCGCGCCACATTCGGTGATCGACGCGTTCTGATCTGGACGTACTCGATATCTTCGGCCAAGTCTGCCCCAGGCCACCGACACGTCAAGCCGCGTGCCCGTTCCGTGACCGGATGCGCAAGAAGCCGTCACGCGATTTGCCTCGGTTCCACTGGAACGGGTTGGATGACCGGTCCATCCCGGACCGGACAGGGACGCAGAGGCTGTAGCGTGCACTGTCGGAGCACCGCATATAGCGCCCGCGCGAGCGGACAGATCACGACGGCGAGGACCGATGGCACAGCCCCAGAGCGCCCAAGGGCCCTTGGAACCTGATGCTGGAGGCGCCTCCAGGTCGGAGTCCGGGGGTCACGCGTCCGATTCCCCCGACCTGTGGGGCAACGGCGGGCTCGTCGGCGACGGCCGCTACCGGCTGACGCACCGGCTCGGGCGGGGCGGCATGGCCGAGGTCTTCGCCGCCGAGGACGTCCGGCTCGGCCGGACCGTCGCGGTGAAGCTGCTCCGCGCCGATCTCGCCGAGGACCCGGTCTCCAAGGCCCGCTTCACCCGCGAGGCACAGTCCGTGGCCGGCCTCAACCACCACGCCGTGGTCGCCGTCTACGACTCAGGCGAGGACGTGGTCGGCAAGCACACCGTGCCGTACATCGTGATGGAGCTGGTCGAGGGCCGCACCATCCGTGACCTGCTGATCAACGCCGAGGCACCGCCGCCGGACCAGGCCCTGATCATCGTCTCCGGGGTGCTGGAGGCGCTCGCCTACAGCCACCAGCACGGCATCGTGCACCGGGACATCAAACCGGCCAACGTGATCATCACCAACAGCGGCGCCGTGAAGGTGATGGACTTCGGCATCGCCCGGGCCCTGCACGGCGCGGCCTCCACCATGACCCAGACCGGCATGGTGATGGGCACCCCGCAGTACCTCTCCCCCGAGCAGGCCCTGGGCAAGGCGGTGGACCACCGCTCCGACCTGTACGCCACCGGCTGCCTGCTCTACGAGCTGCTGGCGCTGCGCCCGCCGTTCGTCGGCGAGACCCCGCTGTCGGTGGTCTACCAGCACGTCCAGGACACCCCGGTGCCGCCGTCGCAGATCTCCGACGTGCCGCCGGAGCTGGACGGGCTGGTGATGCGCTCGCTCGCCAAGGACCCTGACGACCGGTTCCAGAGCGCC
It contains:
- a CDS encoding molybdopterin-binding protein gives rise to the protein MEADRPLIGEGRGVESDGSAGSEGRCSPVGDGRGRAGAGYVRAGGPGTGVEGRDAGADSSAPGARRGRGDAGDAGGHGCGADGSGNGPAGGSGTGGTHRPRTGAPEAAGTGGTHRLSTGVPEGGRTGGTDRPGGSHTGDPAPARSRFTWDPIIGPIGDPAAGGSRRIGDPGTGGTSGTRGTGHPLTGGTDATGDRGVGRTAGAEEQGTRRTGETGGHGVGDTGRTSRTSGTSRTGRASNTEGVGDTGDMGIGRPGGAGIPRIGDSDDTGDPRTSSTGDTGDQRAGRSGRAGSADSTSRASDTGNGGDSGNGADSGDIEGPGDSGVTGHPGDPGATRAGAGRGTGRGSRADRAGHPPHGGGSGEGPGHGSGGGPGHGSGGGRDGHAAVTWAEAREIAARAADRTPLPPAVRPLADCLGQVLAAPLTALTDLPPFDTSAMDGWAVAGPGPWRTDAGEEGILAGHGPSAPLPDGHAVPIATGARVPPGATAVLRSEYGALERDAGYRDESGASSGARRTGRLLRADRAHQPEQGQDIRPRGQECRAGDLLLPTGTPVTPAVLGLAAAAGYDELPTVPRPRVEVLVVGDELLTSGIPRDGRIRDALGPMIGPWLTALGADLVASRHVADDAETLYEAVTGSVADLVITTGGTAAGPVDHVHPVLRRAGAELLVDGVAVRPGHPMLLARLAPGRHLVGLPGNPLAAVSGLLTLAEPLLRGLTGRAAPASRWVRLAEPVAGHPRDTRLVPVSYHRDRGEGGPSADRSAVVDRGGRYPAPAGERTDPTGPLGTTGPVTTTGPLGATGPVATTGPIGTGPTFGAGPGVGTPQDGDRAPDFRAPDIGRTAHTGRTVDTGRTSEGNRAEEHDRAPDTGRIPEGDPASDGGRAVRGDRSRGAGRGGGRGDTDLWDVWGVLTGPAQGRGERRGRVAGSAKRGMAVVPLRFNGPAMLRGVAMADAVAVIPPGGARRGTEVETLELPWATWTAPPASSSEWSGSPAPGRATRPSASHRETRPDARPPGARPPEAGPPATRPFPTDPTTDPSATAPSTGDPA
- a CDS encoding potassium channel family protein, with the protein product MKLPPQDAAARVPEIHSHRVQLPSYAVGPLLQVFRRLLMALAVLVTTVGIVYADRDGYHDNADGRVDLLDAVYYATVTLSTTGYGDIVPHSDSARLVNVLLVTPLRVLFLIILVGTTLEVLTERTRELYRLNRWRSSLRDHTVVVGFGTKGRSAVQTLCATGLPRDRVVVVDPNPKVIDAANAEGFVGVIGDATRSDVLLRAEAQRARQFIIATQRDDTAVLVTLTARQLNRGANIVAAVREEENAPLLRQSGADAVITSASAAGRLLGMSVLSPSAGAVIEDLIQQGSGLDLVERTVVKAEVGKSVRETEDLVVSVLRGHRLLAYDDPEASPLQATDRLVTIVRAPQPTTE
- a CDS encoding NAD(P)H-quinone oxidoreductase → MHAITIPEPGGPEALVWAEVPDPVPGEGEVLVDVVAGAVNRADVLQRQGFYNPPPGSSPYPGLECSGRIAALGPGVTGWAVGDEVCALLVGGGYAEKVAVPAGQLLPVPEGVDLVTAAALPEVVCTVWSNVFMTAHLRPGETLLVHGGSSGIGTAAIQLAKVLGARVAVTAGSTAKLDACRELGADILINYRTQDFVEELREATDGAGADVILDIMGAKYLDRNVDALANNGRLVIIGLQGGTRTELNLSTLLRKRCAVIGTTLRGRPLDEKAAIVAAVKEHVWPLYADGRVRPVVDRTVPMRDASEAHEIVEASEHVGKVLLTLS
- a CDS encoding bacterial proteasome activator family protein, with product MNQPMNERSQEKPHVLVVGPDGMALGGTGAGDGGDEESRETPLTDMVEQPAKVMRIGSMIKQLLEEVRAAPLDEASRVRLKEIHASSVKELEDGLAPELIEELERLSLPFTDEAVPTEAELRIAQAQLVGWLEGLFHGIQTALFAQQMAARAQLEQMRRALPSGMAGGEDLEHGQQHGGARSGPYL
- a CDS encoding protein kinase domain-containing protein, which encodes MSQHGARSRYAGESIGGGRYQLQDLLGEGGMASVHLAYDTALDRQVAIKTLHTELAREQSFRERFRREAQAVAKLSHTNIVSVFDTGEDEIDGSVMPYIIMEYVEGQPLRSVLDADVRQFGAMPADKALKITGDVLAALEVSHEMGLVHRDIKPGNVMMTKRGVVKVMDFGIARAMQSGVTSMTQTGMVVGTPQYLSPEQALGRGVDARSDLYSVGIMLFELLTGRLPFDADSPLAIAYAHVQEEPVAPSTINQAIPPAVDALVARALKKNPNERFPTAVAMRDECVRVSRTGQTGASPIIITGGPPARSGAGVGSAVFPPVDTPAPGAQGVQTPYQPSGAGPYPGGGFGPSTPPPGTHQQQPYTAPAPTPPYGAGAGTPPPYPSYATGPAQSGPGGSGSGGSGGDNGNKKVIIGSAVVAALAVIAVVVAIALSGGGGSDKKADDDKKPTATTTPPGFNPGTDIKTHTISPEKCTDASEAYDEPGAFNLPDFTNLHVDSVKECIKAAGWKYKVVPYDENTFGKGAVIDYSHKGYDDAYDPDTETIELTVSTGMPATS
- a CDS encoding protein kinase domain-containing protein, with the protein product MAQPQSAQGPLEPDAGGASRSESGGHASDSPDLWGNGGLVGDGRYRLTHRLGRGGMAEVFAAEDVRLGRTVAVKLLRADLAEDPVSKARFTREAQSVAGLNHHAVVAVYDSGEDVVGKHTVPYIVMELVEGRTIRDLLINAEAPPPDQALIIVSGVLEALAYSHQHGIVHRDIKPANVIITNSGAVKVMDFGIARALHGAASTMTQTGMVMGTPQYLSPEQALGKAVDHRSDLYATGCLLYELLALRPPFVGETPLSVVYQHVQDTPVPPSQISDVPPELDGLVMRSLAKDPDDRFQSAEEMRGLVGYALQMLQEAGGHTGTWNTGPVTQHLGAATPPMGMAGTTALPHPASGETSQQPIVSGHYGDDDGGFDGGSGHGGSGRGRGKLWLLAVLAVIAVAVGVALALNAGDKGGDKKPEKPSTSTTKTEPSEKPTKSPSEEPTQAPDPGGSTGGNTGGWQPSHDPTYTGRPTQQPTWQPTGGQPTGEPTDEPTGTDPTGTDPTDPPDTDPTDPPDTDPTDPVGGVTGDTTGDPGGQEN